In Helianthus annuus cultivar XRQ/B chromosome 8, HanXRQr2.0-SUNRISE, whole genome shotgun sequence, a single genomic region encodes these proteins:
- the LOC110873606 gene encoding uncharacterized protein LOC110873606 isoform X1 — protein sequence MVSQYVNTPSPSGTSDGDFELVRSNLLDNLFTEFEICVNKIYNTLTESCVMFSESDLLKRKAIEWKEIIKKHLIVEDEKEKEGDDVEKGNKNVEAEEDVAEAAEPIDLQKASVSLVGDNTPANVQNKDGITQYTSPFSPLTLSVAEVDRVVEGVQSEKTPETRFNVSVIEAVNLSTRLADVVTDEECNDVTQPDQRGGLPRPKRTIIFPDALRSPYVERTVSLRNGRDKSEDTLARCIFCVVGNV from the exons ATGGTCTCACAGTACGTGAACACCCCATCACCATCAGGAACATCTGACGGCGATTTTGAGCTG GTTCGGTCAAATTTGTTGGATAACCTGTTTACAGAATTTGAGATATGCGTGAACAAAATCTATAACACTTTAACAGAATCATGTGTGATGTTCTCCGAGAGTGATCTGTTGAAACGGAAAGCAATAGAGTGGAAGGAAATAATCAAAAAGCACCTTATAGTTGAAGATGAGAAAGAAAAGGAGGGTGATGATGTGGAAAAGGGAAATAAAAACGTTGAAGCTGAAGAAGATGTGGCTGAAGCAGCTGAACCCATTGATCTGCAAAAAGCTAGTGTATCGTTAGTCGGAGATAACACTCCTGCGAACGTGCAAAATAAAGATGGTATAACACAGTACACTTCTCCATTTTCACCACTGACGTTGTCGGTCGCAGAGGTGGATAGAGTTGTTGAAGGGGTACAAAGTGAAAAGACACCAGAGACAAGATTCAACGTTTCAGTAATTGAAGCGGTGAACTTGTCAACAAGGCTGGCCGACGTTGTAACAGATGAAGAATGTAACGACGTAACGCAGCCTGATCAGCGAGGTGGATTACCAAGGCCAAAACGAACAATCATTTTTCCAGATGCACTGCGGTCACCGTACGTCGAGCGCACTGTCTCGTTGAGAAACGGACGTGATAAGTCTGAAGATACACTGGCTCGATGTATATTTTGTGTCGTAGGAAACGTATG A